A portion of the Calothrix sp. 336/3 genome contains these proteins:
- a CDS encoding YkgJ family cysteine cluster protein — protein sequence MATWQCIKGCGACCHLDPRERPDLDEYLTPEELLEYLSMVGEDGWCINYNHESRECEIYAQRPRFCRVEGEVFQDMYGIELEELDDFAIDCCRQQIEGVYGDRSLEMLRFDKAVGI from the coding sequence ATGGCTACTTGGCAATGTATAAAAGGATGCGGTGCTTGTTGCCACCTCGACCCTAGGGAACGTCCTGATTTAGATGAATACTTGACTCCAGAGGAGTTATTAGAATACCTCAGTATGGTTGGAGAGGATGGATGGTGTATTAATTACAACCATGAATCGCGGGAGTGTGAGATTTATGCCCAGCGCCCCCGTTTTTGTCGGGTAGAAGGGGAAGTTTTTCAAGATATGTATGGAATTGAGCTTGAGGAGCTAGATGATTTTGCCATTGACTGTTGTCGTCAACAGATAGAAGGTGTGTATGGCGATCGCAGTTTGGAAATGTTGCGTTTTGACAAAGCAGTGGGAATTTAG